The following nucleotide sequence is from Mycobacterium sp. Z3061.
GGATGCCCGACTGAATCGCATTCTGGAAGAACGAGTCGAAGAAGCGGGTCCGCGCGGCCATCGCGGCGGGCATATGCGCCAGCTTCCAGCTCGACTCCTCGTCGTCAACGTCGGAGGCCGCGAGGTCGCCGGTGACCCATCGGGTGAAGAAATCCACTCCGACGGCCCGAACCAGCGGTTCGGCGAACTGATCGTTGATGACCGGGTTGTCCGCATTCGTCGCGATCGCGCGGGCAGCGGCCACCATTGTCGCCGTCGCTCCCACGCTGGTAGCCAGGTCCCAGGTGTCGTTTTCCGTACGTGGCACGCGCGTCTCCCATGTCCGACTCAAAGATACTTAGCTAGTTTAACACTTAGCTAGGTTAATGACCCGGGCGGGGACGCAGGTGTGAAGCAGCTCACTCGCGCTCTGCGGCGCTAGCGGCCGGGGCCGCCGGGGCCGCCCGGGCCCCCAGGACCGCCGGGCCCGCCCGGGCCCCCAGGGCCGCCGGGGCCGCCGGGCCCACCGGGGCCCCCGGGTCCGTTCGCGGCGGGAGCTACGAACACGCACTCGTTCAACTGGACACTCCACGCCCAGCCGGGGGCGCAGTCGTCTGCCCGACTCACTGCCGGCACCACGAATGCCGGTAACACGCTGGACGCCAGAATGATCGCGCCGAAAGCGCAATGCCGGAGGAATCTGACCATTGCACGCCTCCCCTGTGTCATCGTCCGGCGATCCCCGGACGCCAGATCGATTGTGCTACCAGAGGGCGTGCGCAGGTAGTGGTTCGCCGGACTAACCGAACCGCAGCCCGCGCTTACGCGCCCAGAGCAGCGCCACGGCGGTTCCGATGACCCAGACCACCAGTGCCATGGCCAGATGCACAAAGCTCTTGGTGTCACGGCCGAACACCGGCCCGATGGCCGCGGGAATCTGGGTCCACATGACCCGGTGCTCGATCCCGCCCATCGGATCGGCGACGTAATAGAGGGCGTAGGGCAGGGTGATCGCCACCAGCCAGCCGGCGGTGCGACGCAGGTTTCGCCGCTGTCGCCACCGCCGCAGCAGCGGCTCAGCGCCCACCGGGTGCAGCACCGAAATGACATTGCCGACACCGAGCCAGGACACCAGGGGCACCGCGACGTTGGGGATGGTCATGGCCATCTGCGGTACCCCTTCCTTCCACATCGTCAGCGCCGCAGCCACCGCCAGGGTGGGCAGCCCGACGATCACGACCAGCGCCAGGTTCTTGATCACCAGCACCCGCCACAGCGGCACACCGGCCGACAGGCCCTGGGTGACGCGATAGTGGTCACCGCCAAGCAGATTGGTGGTGGTCACATCGGCGAGGACGAATGACGAGAAGTAGGTGCTGACCAGGACCACCCAGTCGAGCTGATTGTGATGGAAGTGGCGGGTGATGTGGTTGCTGTGCACGACCGACAACGGCTGGACCAACAACCAAGCCGCCGCGAGCACCAGGTTGGTCATGACGCCCGACAACCAGGTGCGTGGCGGATGGAAGGCCCAACGGATCTCGGCGCCCACCGCCGGCAGTAGTGGCTTTTCGAAGTCGCTGGCGGCCCGCCGGGCCGCGGTGGGACGGGGGGCCGACGCACGAGCCAGCGCGCGCAACGCGGTGCGCACCCGCGCCTGCATGGGCGCCTCGGGCGTCTCTGTCTCGGACATCTACTCCTACCAAAACGGCTGTGCGTGCACGGTACCCGGCTTTGGCGTCGCTCCCGGGTCAGATCTCCCAATTGACGGTGAAGTCATGCCGCAGCACCAGGTCGACGAGGACGTCGGTGCGGCTCGCGAGTTCCCACGAGTCGGCGGTGAATGCGTCGTGGGCGAAGAACGCGTAATTGATCGAGGTTTCCGGCGTGGTGCGCGACCGGTACACAATGGCGTCGAGATCCGGCCACCAACGCCTGGCGGCGTCGGCGAGGTGGTGGCACTGCCGCCACACCCGCGCGCGCTGGCCGGTGCTGACCTGGTCGTCGACGTCGAGAGCATCGAGGTTGCGCTGGGTCCGCAGGTCGAAGATCCGCAGCGGCCTGGTCGAGACCAGTCGGATGAGGTACTGCGATGCGTGGTCGGCGGGGATGGTGCGGCCGGTATCCCGGTAGCGCTCGCGAAAGGCGCCCTCGGAAGCCGTTGCGGCATAACGGGTACGGAATGCGCCTGACACCGGGTCGAACCGGAAGCGCGGCTGCGGAAATCCGTTCCAGGTCCAGTCGGCCGGCGCGGCGGCTTCGACTCGCCACAACTCGACACCGG
It contains:
- a CDS encoding RES family NAD+ phosphorylase — protein: MPSLPGGYRRSLPLRRPAGLASRTVPAGVELWRVEAAAPADWTWNGFPQPRFRFDPVSGAFRTRYAATASEGAFRERYRDTGRTIPADHASQYLIRLVSTRPLRIFDLRTQRNLDALDVDDQVSTGQRARVWRQCHHLADAARRWWPDLDAIVYRSRTTPETSINYAFFAHDAFTADSWELASRTDVLVDLVLRHDFTVNWEI